One region of Posidoniimonas polymericola genomic DNA includes:
- a CDS encoding M24 family metallopeptidase has protein sequence MPNHAARRDKLRRLIRKAKADALLVTSFKNVTYLTGFTGDDSYLLVTLDSEVLISDSRFTTQLEEECPGLVVEIRGPGREMLATVLDVVGGAKVERLGVEADAMSLGLHNRLQEQGEGLRLVPTNGLVEELRTIKDKEEIAATRVACDQARRAFDVVRAGLTGGMTELDVAAELEYQARRFGAKGLSFPPIVAVGPRGALPHANPTSKQIGEDYFTLIDWGANEGLYVSDLTRMVVTGKVSAKFKKIYGIVLKAQLAGIAAIGPGVKCQDVDRAARRVIEKAGYGKQFGHGLGHGTGLEVHEGPRLAMNREDELKPGMIITVEPGIYLPGWGGVRIEDDILVTRTGHEVLTDVPKELAECCLA, from the coding sequence ATGCCAAACCACGCCGCCCGCCGAGACAAACTCCGCCGGCTGATCCGCAAGGCCAAGGCCGACGCGCTGCTGGTCACCAGCTTCAAGAACGTTACCTACCTAACGGGCTTCACCGGCGACGACAGCTACCTGCTGGTGACCCTCGACTCCGAGGTGCTGATCTCCGATAGCCGCTTCACCACGCAGCTGGAGGAGGAGTGCCCGGGGCTGGTGGTCGAGATCCGTGGCCCCGGCCGCGAGATGCTGGCTACGGTGCTCGATGTCGTCGGCGGGGCTAAGGTCGAGCGGCTTGGAGTCGAGGCCGACGCCATGAGCCTGGGGCTGCACAACCGCCTGCAAGAGCAGGGCGAGGGGCTCCGGCTGGTTCCGACCAACGGGCTGGTCGAGGAGCTGCGGACCATCAAGGACAAGGAAGAGATCGCCGCCACCCGGGTCGCCTGCGACCAGGCCCGGCGGGCTTTCGACGTGGTCCGTGCGGGTCTGACCGGCGGCATGACCGAGCTCGACGTGGCGGCGGAGCTGGAGTACCAGGCGCGGCGGTTCGGCGCGAAGGGGCTCAGTTTCCCACCGATCGTCGCGGTGGGACCCCGTGGCGCGTTGCCGCACGCCAACCCGACCAGCAAGCAGATCGGCGAGGACTACTTTACGCTGATCGACTGGGGCGCCAACGAGGGCCTCTACGTCAGCGACCTCACGCGGATGGTGGTGACCGGCAAGGTCTCGGCCAAGTTCAAGAAGATCTACGGCATCGTGCTGAAGGCGCAGCTAGCGGGGATTGCCGCCATCGGCCCGGGCGTCAAGTGTCAGGACGTCGATCGGGCGGCCCGCAGAGTTATCGAGAAGGCGGGCTACGGCAAGCAGTTTGGTCACGGGCTGGGCCACGGCACCGGGCTCGAGGTGCACGAGGGTCCGCGGCTGGCGATGAACCGCGAGGACGAGCTGAAGCCGGGCATGATCATCACGGTCGAGCCGGGCATCTACTTGCCGGGCTGGGGCGGCGTCCGCATCGAGGACGACATCCTGGTCACACGCACCGGGCACGAAGTGCTCACCGACGTGCCCAAAGAGCTCGCAGAGTGCTGCCTGGCCTAA
- a CDS encoding MotA/TolQ/ExbB proton channel family protein: MSRISSAADWLLKLPIIWGALACLSFYVLLAALKNQLLNQYFGVPGGADLGNLIKLAITGMFFIGCTAMVMRLAGLAGQLGVMHRRLIEPKQPGGQQAHDADALLAQLRDQPSYLQGTYMIRRLRQALEQVRRKETAESIEEDLRRLEATEYERMASGYGMTKIIVWAIPILGFLGTVIGITIAIGKLSPDALESSLDAVTAGLSVAFDTTAIALALSLVLTFLMSFVKGREEALLAEVDERAIEDLVGRFQLYGGANDPNAAAVLKMCEQVVRAVETISARQIDLWAEAVSETHSQWASVTTATTDTLKQALVTGLKDGLRDHATGLTVGIESQLQELNRGLTAQTDEFAAGIRDQVQTLAATAAQQSEVLGKSTTDQAEILGRCVAEQSEMLSQTVAQHANQLTQGADGLLGNLRGGLERMAELLVEALNQHGEVLTQAEQELASENRRHLTEVEAALGEAMVLAADRQEKLIGRSETLLTEMQNALVQAAGATVDHQEQLVRQGEVLLKVVESTGQLQQLENALNRNLDTLGRAHNFEETLLSLSAAIQLLSVRVTNNGSGRGSEGHATGGFSGQAA, from the coding sequence GTGTCGCGAATTTCCTCTGCCGCCGACTGGCTGCTCAAGCTCCCAATCATCTGGGGCGCGCTCGCCTGCCTCTCGTTCTACGTGCTGCTTGCGGCGCTGAAGAACCAGCTTCTCAACCAGTACTTTGGCGTCCCTGGCGGCGCCGACCTGGGCAACCTGATCAAGCTTGCTATCACCGGTATGTTCTTCATCGGCTGCACGGCCATGGTGATGCGGCTGGCCGGACTGGCCGGCCAGCTCGGCGTCATGCACCGCCGGCTGATCGAGCCGAAGCAGCCCGGCGGCCAGCAGGCCCACGACGCCGACGCGCTGCTAGCGCAGCTGCGTGACCAGCCGTCCTACCTGCAGGGCACCTACATGATCCGCCGCCTCCGCCAGGCGCTGGAGCAGGTCCGCCGCAAGGAGACGGCCGAGTCGATCGAGGAGGACCTGCGTCGGCTCGAGGCGACCGAGTACGAGCGGATGGCCAGCGGCTACGGCATGACCAAAATCATCGTCTGGGCGATCCCGATCCTTGGCTTCCTCGGCACGGTCATCGGCATCACAATCGCCATCGGCAAGCTCTCGCCCGATGCGCTAGAGAGCTCTCTCGACGCGGTGACCGCCGGCCTGAGCGTGGCGTTCGACACCACGGCCATCGCGCTGGCGTTGTCGCTGGTGCTGACGTTCCTGATGTCGTTTGTGAAGGGCCGCGAAGAAGCCCTGCTGGCCGAGGTCGACGAGCGGGCCATCGAGGACCTGGTCGGCCGCTTCCAGCTCTACGGCGGCGCCAACGACCCCAACGCGGCCGCCGTGCTCAAGATGTGCGAGCAGGTCGTCCGCGCGGTCGAGACCATCTCCGCCCGCCAGATCGACCTTTGGGCCGAGGCCGTCAGCGAGACCCACAGCCAGTGGGCCAGCGTCACGACCGCCACGACCGACACGCTCAAGCAGGCGCTCGTGACCGGGCTCAAGGACGGGCTGCGCGACCACGCGACCGGCCTGACGGTCGGCATCGAGTCGCAGCTGCAGGAGCTCAACCGCGGGCTCACCGCCCAGACCGACGAGTTCGCCGCAGGCATCCGCGACCAGGTCCAGACGCTCGCCGCCACGGCCGCCCAGCAGTCGGAGGTGCTCGGCAAGAGCACCACCGACCAGGCCGAGATCCTCGGCAGGTGCGTCGCCGAACAGTCCGAGATGCTCAGCCAGACCGTGGCCCAGCACGCCAACCAGCTCACCCAGGGCGCCGACGGCCTGCTCGGCAACCTGCGGGGTGGATTGGAGCGGATGGCCGAGCTGCTGGTCGAAGCCCTCAACCAACACGGCGAGGTCCTCACCCAGGCAGAGCAGGAGCTGGCCAGCGAGAACCGCCGCCACCTGACCGAGGTCGAGGCCGCCCTCGGCGAGGCGATGGTGCTGGCCGCCGACCGCCAGGAGAAGCTCATCGGCCGCAGCGAGACCCTGCTCACCGAGATGCAGAACGCCCTCGTCCAGGCCGCCGGCGCGACGGTCGACCACCAGGAGCAGCTCGTCCGCCAGGGCGAGGTCCTGCTGAAGGTCGTCGAGTCGACCGGGCAGCTGCAGCAGCTCGAGAACGCCCTCAACCGCAACCTCGACACACTGGGACGCGCGCACAACTTCGAAGAAACTCTCCTTAGCCTCTCCGCGGCGATCCAGCTGCTCAGCGTCCGGGTCACCAACAACGGCTCGGGTCGCGGCAGCGAGGGACACGCCACCGGCGGCTTCAGTGGACAGGCGGCATGA
- the thrC gene encoding threonine synthase: MAAAPTTTSTRVAYQQCIMPGCGASYGVEEVRTSCDACGALLDVRYDWDALPVPDSLKWFEQKWSRRNEPLAKSGVWRFHELLPFAPPEKVVTIGEGQTPLIQTDGVGDYIGMGRGNLFLEYEGMNPSGSFKDNGMTAAFTHAHTVGARRAACASTGNTSASLALYCCSSKLMQAVIFIGSGKISYGKLSQALDYGALTVQIAGDFDDAMQRVQQVSKQLGIYLVNSVNPFRLEGQKTIMLRVLESLNWEVPDWIVVPGGNLGNSSSFGKAFYELKQLGLIDRVPRLAVINAAGANTLHQLYEKRGLRWNGGQPDQKIIDGYAAELDSGGKRADTIASAIEINRPVNLEKCLRALEWMDGVVREVTDQEILDAKAQVGASGMGCEPASAASVAGAKQLREEGVIDPDARVVCILTGHQLKDPTATVAYHTADQEEFNRVLGSRGVSRAEFANRAVQVENDLDEIVRAIQLNS, encoded by the coding sequence TTGGCCGCCGCCCCTACCACCACCAGCACCCGGGTCGCCTACCAGCAGTGCATTATGCCCGGTTGCGGCGCGAGCTACGGCGTCGAGGAGGTCCGCACCAGCTGCGACGCGTGCGGGGCATTGCTAGACGTCCGGTACGACTGGGACGCCCTGCCCGTGCCCGACAGCCTGAAGTGGTTCGAGCAAAAATGGTCGCGCCGCAACGAGCCGCTCGCCAAGAGCGGCGTCTGGCGGTTCCACGAGCTGCTGCCGTTCGCCCCCCCCGAAAAGGTGGTCACGATCGGCGAGGGGCAGACCCCGCTCATCCAGACCGACGGCGTCGGCGACTACATCGGCATGGGCCGCGGCAACCTGTTCCTGGAGTACGAGGGGATGAACCCCTCGGGCAGCTTCAAGGACAACGGCATGACCGCCGCCTTTACCCACGCCCACACGGTCGGCGCCCGGCGGGCCGCCTGCGCATCGACCGGCAACACCAGCGCGTCGCTCGCGCTGTACTGCTGCAGCAGCAAGCTGATGCAGGCGGTGATCTTCATCGGCAGCGGCAAGATCAGCTACGGCAAGCTGTCGCAGGCGCTCGACTACGGCGCACTGACCGTGCAGATCGCCGGCGACTTCGACGACGCCATGCAGCGCGTGCAGCAGGTCAGCAAGCAGCTCGGCATCTACCTGGTAAACAGCGTCAACCCGTTCCGGCTCGAGGGTCAGAAGACCATCATGCTGCGGGTGCTGGAGAGCCTCAACTGGGAAGTCCCCGACTGGATCGTGGTGCCGGGCGGCAACCTCGGCAACTCGAGCTCGTTCGGTAAGGCGTTCTACGAGCTCAAGCAGCTCGGCCTGATCGACCGCGTGCCGCGGCTGGCGGTGATCAACGCCGCCGGCGCGAACACGCTGCACCAGCTCTACGAGAAGCGCGGCCTCCGCTGGAACGGCGGCCAGCCCGACCAGAAGATCATCGACGGCTACGCCGCCGAGCTCGACTCGGGCGGCAAGCGGGCCGACACCATCGCCAGCGCCATCGAGATCAACCGCCCGGTCAATCTCGAGAAGTGCCTGCGGGCGCTCGAGTGGATGGACGGCGTCGTCCGCGAGGTGACCGACCAGGAGATCCTCGACGCCAAGGCCCAGGTCGGCGCGAGCGGCATGGGCTGCGAGCCCGCCAGCGCGGCCAGCGTCGCCGGCGCGAAGCAGCTCCGCGAGGAGGGCGTCATCGACCCCGACGCCCGCGTGGTCTGCATCCTTACCGGCCACCAGCTCAAGGACCCCACCGCCACGGTCGCCTACCACACGGCCGACCAGGAGGAATTCAACCGGGTGCTCGGCAGCCGCGGCGTCAGCCGGGCCGAGTTCGCCAACCGCGCCGTGCAGGTCGAGAACGACCTCGACGAGATCGTCCGGGCGATCCAGCTCAACAGCTGA
- a CDS encoding TraR/DksA family transcriptional regulator: MKTADLELYKQKLLALRARLRGDVNAMENAALRKGGDGEGHSMPIHMAELGSDNFEQEFTLSLMETEGEALTEIENALVRIEEGAYGKCDDCSGVIPKTRLNALPFAPLCVKCASARESG; encoded by the coding sequence ATGAAGACAGCGGACCTGGAACTCTACAAACAGAAGCTACTTGCCCTGCGGGCCCGTTTGCGGGGGGACGTCAACGCCATGGAGAACGCCGCCTTACGCAAGGGCGGCGATGGCGAAGGCCATTCGATGCCCATCCACATGGCTGAACTAGGGAGCGACAACTTCGAGCAGGAGTTTACGCTCTCCCTCATGGAGACCGAAGGCGAAGCTCTCACCGAGATTGAGAACGCCCTGGTCCGCATCGAGGAGGGCGCCTACGGCAAGTGCGACGACTGCAGCGGGGTGATCCCCAAGACGCGGCTCAATGCACTCCCTTTCGCCCCGCTGTGCGTTAAGTGCGCCTCGGCCCGCGAGTCCGGCTGA
- a CDS encoding type 1 glutamine amidotransferase domain-containing protein: protein MSDKLSGKRIAVLATDGVEQVELEQPCDALNAAGAEVHLVSLESDPIQGVHHDQKGDTFEVDKTIDEVSAEEYDALVLPGGVFNPDALRVNECAVDFVRDFFKQGKPVAAICHGPWLLVEADVVEGRKVTSWPSVKTDLVNAGAEWVDKQCVCDNGLVTSRNPNDLPAFCRKMVEEFAEGVHEEQTA, encoded by the coding sequence ATCAGCGACAAACTATCTGGCAAGAGGATCGCCGTGCTAGCGACCGACGGCGTCGAGCAGGTCGAGCTGGAGCAGCCGTGCGACGCGCTCAACGCCGCGGGAGCCGAGGTGCACCTGGTTTCGCTGGAGTCAGACCCGATTCAGGGCGTTCACCATGATCAGAAGGGGGACACCTTCGAGGTCGACAAAACGATCGACGAGGTCAGCGCCGAAGAATACGACGCGCTGGTCCTGCCGGGCGGCGTCTTTAATCCGGACGCGTTGCGGGTGAATGAGTGCGCGGTTGATTTCGTCCGCGACTTCTTCAAGCAGGGCAAGCCGGTCGCCGCGATCTGCCACGGCCCGTGGCTGCTGGTTGAGGCCGACGTGGTCGAGGGCCGCAAGGTAACCTCGTGGCCGAGTGTCAAGACTGACTTGGTCAACGCGGGCGCCGAGTGGGTCGACAAGCAGTGCGTGTGCGACAACGGGCTGGTCACCAGCCGCAACCCGAACGACCTGCCGGCCTTCTGCCGCAAGATGGTCGAGGAGTTCGCCGAGGGCGTCCACGAGGAGCAGACCGCGTAG
- the dapB gene encoding 4-hydroxy-tetrahydrodipicolinate reductase, with protein sequence MAVKTIIHGAGGRMGQRLIAVGSQDADIQLVGAVDSEHSSHLAKDAGELAGVGTLNLPVSSDYPDDCDAVIDFSVPEATDALVDQCVKRGWPLVFATTGLSDEQEQRIRSAAEVIPIVKAASMSATVNLTMKLSEIAGRTLKNHSSGVDVEIIERHHRFKEDAPSGTALAFGRIIGEAMGVSGETHGRSGRPGQRPRNEIGYHAVRTGDNPGEHTIVFGLLGETIELKVAASNRDCYATGAFTAAKWLEGKPAGLYDMQDVLGLR encoded by the coding sequence ATGGCGGTCAAAACCATCATCCACGGCGCCGGCGGGCGGATGGGCCAGCGGCTCATCGCGGTCGGCTCGCAGGACGCCGACATCCAGTTGGTCGGCGCAGTCGACTCCGAGCACTCCAGCCACCTCGCCAAGGACGCCGGCGAACTGGCCGGGGTCGGCACACTCAACCTGCCGGTCAGCTCCGACTACCCCGACGACTGCGACGCGGTGATCGACTTCTCGGTCCCCGAGGCGACCGACGCCCTGGTCGACCAGTGCGTCAAGCGCGGCTGGCCGCTGGTGTTCGCCACCACGGGCCTGTCGGACGAGCAGGAGCAGCGGATCCGGTCGGCCGCGGAGGTGATCCCGATCGTCAAGGCGGCCAGCATGAGCGCCACGGTCAACCTGACGATGAAGCTCAGCGAGATCGCCGGCCGCACGCTCAAGAACCACAGCTCGGGCGTGGACGTCGAGATCATCGAGCGGCACCACCGCTTCAAGGAGGACGCGCCGAGCGGCACCGCGCTCGCCTTCGGCCGCATCATTGGTGAGGCAATGGGGGTCAGCGGCGAGACCCACGGCCGCAGCGGCCGCCCCGGCCAGCGGCCCCGCAACGAGATCGGCTACCACGCGGTCCGCACCGGGGACAACCCGGGCGAGCACACCATCGTGTTCGGCCTGCTCGGCGAGACCATCGAGCTGAAGGTCGCCGCGAGCAACCGCGACTGCTACGCCACTGGGGCGTTCACGGCCGCCAAATGGCTCGAGGGAAAGCCGGCCGGCCTGTACGACATGCAGGATGTGCTGGGGCTGAGGTAG
- a CDS encoding MFS transporter, with amino-acid sequence MSDEPTHQSRVAPSSTRVEGELPPLMRDRAFWGMNFTQFLGAFNDNLFKQRLLLLATPGAAEAGEDKQWIALAVMAAAFLLFSGFAGWLADRTVKRKLIIGSKVAEIAVMALGLAGFFYYDTFGLTGLMLILFLMSVQSAFFGPPKYGILPEMLHDHDLPKANGLFLMFTFLAIIFGTALIALFGTDPATAWRVGVLCIVVAVIGTLTSTLVRPTGVANPGAPLKPSDLFVPPEMIRLVMRDKQLLLALIVTSSFWMLGGMVQSGVNSLGKTQLGLGSSTSILTAMLGVGIPIGCVVGGKLSQDRINPRVVVTGAVGIVITLVLLSLPGGPQNHLLGFWGSVPVLIILGFCTGMFVVPIQVSLQVRPPAEDKGRMIALMNQVNWVGILLGALLFGLVMGLLEDYDLPRNLVFLSTAAIMLPIALFYRPEELQLGE; translated from the coding sequence ATGTCCGACGAGCCCACCCACCAGTCAAGAGTCGCCCCCTCCTCGACCCGTGTGGAGGGCGAGCTCCCGCCGCTGATGCGTGACCGAGCGTTCTGGGGGATGAACTTCACCCAGTTCCTCGGCGCGTTCAACGACAACCTGTTCAAGCAGCGGCTGCTGCTCTTGGCGACGCCCGGCGCGGCCGAGGCGGGCGAGGACAAGCAGTGGATTGCGCTGGCGGTGATGGCCGCGGCGTTCCTGCTGTTCTCGGGCTTCGCCGGCTGGCTGGCCGACCGCACGGTCAAGCGGAAGCTGATCATCGGCTCGAAGGTCGCCGAGATCGCCGTGATGGCGCTCGGCCTGGCCGGCTTCTTCTACTACGACACCTTCGGCCTGACCGGCCTGATGCTGATCCTGTTCCTGATGAGCGTGCAGAGCGCGTTCTTCGGGCCGCCCAAGTACGGCATCCTCCCCGAGATGCTGCACGACCACGACCTGCCGAAGGCCAACGGCCTGTTCCTGATGTTCACGTTCCTGGCGATCATCTTCGGCACGGCGCTGATCGCCCTGTTCGGGACCGACCCCGCGACCGCCTGGCGGGTCGGCGTGCTGTGCATCGTCGTGGCGGTGATTGGTACGCTCACCTCGACGCTGGTGCGTCCGACCGGCGTGGCCAACCCCGGCGCGCCGCTCAAGCCGTCCGACCTGTTCGTGCCGCCCGAGATGATCCGCCTGGTGATGCGCGACAAGCAGCTGCTCTTGGCGCTGATCGTCACCAGCAGCTTCTGGATGCTGGGGGGTATGGTGCAGTCGGGCGTGAACTCGCTCGGCAAGACCCAACTCGGCCTGGGGTCCAGCACCAGCATCCTGACCGCGATGCTGGGAGTCGGCATCCCGATTGGATGCGTGGTGGGCGGCAAGCTGTCTCAAGACCGCATCAACCCGCGGGTGGTGGTCACCGGCGCGGTCGGCATCGTGATCACGCTGGTGCTGCTGAGCCTGCCGGGCGGGCCACAGAACCACCTGCTCGGCTTCTGGGGCAGCGTGCCTGTGCTGATCATACTCGGCTTCTGCACCGGCATGTTCGTGGTGCCGATCCAGGTCTCGCTGCAGGTGCGGCCGCCGGCCGAGGACAAGGGCCGGATGATCGCCCTGATGAACCAGGTCAACTGGGTCGGCATCCTGCTCGGCGCGCTGCTGTTTGGGCTGGTGATGGGGCTGCTCGAGGACTACGACCTGCCTCGGAACCTCGTCTTCCTGTCGACCGCGGCGATCATGCTGCCGATCGCGTTGTTCTACCGCCCCGAAGAGCTGCAGCTCGGCGAGTAG
- a CDS encoding RrF2 family transcriptional regulator, with product MKVSRTVTYAVQALLQLSVYEGEGPVPCNRLAREGRMPERFLLQILRDLVNSGILRSVRGVEGGYRLARSTDEITLEDIFEAVDSPLIASVPPLDEMPDNARETLMETFSGIAQGVREQLRAVRLVDLLKAHQAPASLTTN from the coding sequence ATGAAAGTGTCACGCACGGTTACCTACGCGGTGCAGGCCCTGCTGCAACTGTCGGTCTACGAGGGAGAGGGGCCGGTACCCTGCAACCGGTTGGCCCGCGAGGGACGCATGCCCGAGCGGTTCTTGCTGCAGATTCTCCGTGACCTGGTCAACAGTGGCATCTTGAGGTCGGTGCGCGGCGTCGAGGGCGGCTACCGCTTGGCCCGTTCCACGGACGAGATCACCCTCGAAGATATTTTCGAGGCGGTCGACAGCCCGCTGATCGCCAGCGTGCCGCCACTCGACGAGATGCCGGACAACGCACGCGAGACCCTCATGGAGACCTTCAGCGGAATCGCCCAGGGCGTCCGCGAGCAGCTCCGGGCGGTGCGGCTTGTCGATCTACTGAAAGCACACCAGGCGCCGGCGTCGCTGACCACCAACTGA
- a CDS encoding 6-pyruvoyl trahydropterin synthase family protein, with amino-acid sequence MFRVTREIDFCYGHRLLNYEGKCRHLHGHNGKAVITIEAPTLDNRGMVLDFGDIKQVVSTWIDENLDHRMILHRDDPAVGALTELGEPLYLIDQNPTAESIAQLIYNFTRDAGFPIVEARLWETPKCYATYTE; translated from the coding sequence ATGTTCCGAGTCACCCGCGAGATCGATTTCTGCTACGGCCACCGCCTGCTCAACTACGAGGGCAAGTGCCGGCACCTGCACGGGCACAACGGCAAGGCGGTCATCACCATCGAGGCGCCGACGCTCGACAACCGCGGCATGGTGCTCGACTTCGGGGACATCAAGCAGGTGGTCAGCACCTGGATCGACGAGAACCTGGACCACCGGATGATCCTGCACCGGGACGACCCGGCTGTCGGCGCGTTGACCGAGCTCGGCGAGCCGCTCTACCTCATCGACCAAAACCCCACGGCCGAGAGCATCGCGCAGCTGATCTACAACTTCACGCGCGACGCGGGCTTCCCGATTGTCGAGGCCCGCTTGTGGGAGACCCCCAAGTGCTACGCCACCTACACCGAGTAG
- a CDS encoding signal peptidase II: MVLAVLATLADLASKQLAFSQMAPHQEAWLLPDYAGFQLALNEGGLFGMGQGGQLWLAGFSVIAAVAIVVWLFAYKAAADKILCVTLSFVMGGILGNLFDRLGLHGLAWGPFDPARAGQPVYAVRDFILLCWNYSNPSQRLIWPNFNVADSFLVVGAGVLFLRAMLTPDGEKPPVKD; this comes from the coding sequence GTGGTCCTCGCCGTGCTGGCGACCCTCGCCGATCTGGCCAGTAAGCAGCTAGCGTTTAGCCAAATGGCGCCCCACCAAGAAGCCTGGCTTTTGCCGGACTACGCGGGCTTTCAGCTCGCGCTCAACGAGGGCGGCCTGTTTGGGATGGGGCAAGGTGGCCAGCTCTGGCTCGCCGGCTTCAGCGTCATCGCGGCGGTTGCCATCGTCGTCTGGTTGTTTGCCTACAAGGCGGCGGCGGACAAGATCCTGTGCGTCACCCTTTCCTTTGTGATGGGGGGGATTCTCGGCAACCTTTTCGACCGCCTCGGTCTGCACGGCCTGGCGTGGGGGCCCTTCGATCCCGCCCGGGCGGGGCAACCGGTCTACGCCGTGCGAGACTTCATCCTGCTGTGCTGGAATTACTCGAACCCCTCCCAGCGGCTGATCTGGCCCAACTTCAACGTGGCCGACTCGTTTCTGGTCGTGGGGGCCGGGGTGCTGTTCCTGAGGGCGATGCTCACCCCCGATGGCGAGAAACCGCCAGTAAAAGACTAG
- a CDS encoding 3-keto-disaccharide hydrolase, producing the protein MPGTGCLGRRGARPPWLAWWTAALLAAALPGVGQAADDGFQQLFDGKTLTDWQGDAPYWSVRDGAILGQITPETRITKNRFLVYQGELPADFELVAEYRISPQGNSGVNYRSEPVDGVDFVALAGYQCDIDGPLNYTGSNYEERRRTTLARVGESVVVPPSDAAAEPGRVDANAWTLREVTPLPHSADELRDNIRRDDWNEVRIVAHGNRLEHYLNGVLTSRVEDNDLENRRLDGRLGVQVHVGPPMTVEYRVIKVRPLHGDSDPPQAETSNEGRRTK; encoded by the coding sequence ATGCCCGGAACAGGTTGCTTAGGACGTCGCGGCGCTCGCCCTCCATGGCTTGCTTGGTGGACAGCGGCGTTGCTCGCGGCGGCGTTGCCCGGCGTCGGCCAGGCAGCCGACGACGGCTTCCAGCAGCTGTTCGACGGCAAGACGCTCACCGACTGGCAGGGCGACGCCCCCTACTGGAGCGTCCGCGACGGCGCGATCCTCGGCCAGATCACGCCCGAGACCCGCATCACCAAGAACCGCTTCCTGGTCTACCAGGGCGAGCTGCCCGCCGACTTCGAGCTGGTGGCCGAGTACCGCATCTCGCCCCAAGGAAACAGCGGCGTCAACTACCGCAGCGAGCCGGTCGACGGCGTCGACTTCGTCGCCCTCGCAGGCTACCAGTGCGACATCGACGGCCCCTTGAATTACACCGGCAGCAACTACGAGGAACGCCGCCGCACGACACTCGCCCGCGTCGGCGAGTCGGTCGTGGTCCCGCCGTCCGATGCCGCCGCGGAACCGGGCCGCGTCGATGCGAACGCGTGGACGCTGCGGGAGGTCACCCCCCTGCCCCACTCAGCAGACGAGCTGCGCGACAATATCCGGCGGGACGACTGGAACGAGGTGCGGATTGTCGCCCACGGCAACCGGCTCGAGCACTACCTCAACGGCGTGCTGACCAGCCGCGTCGAGGACAACGACCTCGAGAACCGCCGCCTCGACGGCAGGCTCGGCGTGCAGGTCCACGTCGGGCCGCCGATGACCGTCGAGTACCGCGTGATCAAGGTGCGTCCGCTGCACGGCGACTCCGACCCACCGCAGGCCGAGACCTCAAACGAGGGACGCCGAACAAAGTGA